The Argopecten irradians isolate NY chromosome 6, Ai_NY, whole genome shotgun sequence genome has a window encoding:
- the LOC138326131 gene encoding fucolectin-like: MAKSNMGLRKITFTIILLCVVRSFVAEKNVAVGKPSQQSSKYNDVWVAKNVVDGCVNTSIGSGCCTHTNTEDSSGVLAKTVWWRVNLEQMTTINRITIYYRGEHSLIKDHKLFRLPSLEKFQTRLAGYELYVSNSTSSPQDGTLCFTDTSSTSSSVQLIVTHQCPYVGQYVTVYNYRNSNKRQPWYSNDAVLILCEVQVWVSITSMNTYAVSTIKRSA, encoded by the exons ATGGCGAAATCGAACATGGGGCTCAGGAAGATTACATTTACAATAATCCTGCTCTGCGTAGTACGTTCTTTTGTCGCTGAAA AGAATGTTGCCGTCGGAAAACCATCTCAACAGAGTTCAAAATATAACGATGTTTGGGTAGCTAAAAATGTTGTTGATGGCTGTGTGAATACGAGCATAGGGAGCGGTTgctgtacacatacaaacactGAGGATTCATCTGGAGTGCTGGCAAAAACTGTCTGGTGGCGGGTAAATCTTGAACAAATGACGACAATTAACAGAATTACAATATACTACAGAGGTGAGCAT TCACTCATCAAAGACCATAAGCTCTTTCGTCTTCCTTCCTTAGAAAAATTCCAGACGAGATTGGCCGGTTACGAGCTTTATGTATCCAACAGCACCAGTTCCCCACAAGACGGCACTCTGTGTTTCACGGACACCAGTTCAACTAGTAGTTCCGTACAATTGATTGTTACACACCAGTGCCCGTATGTAGGTCAATATGTGACTGTGTATAACTATAGAAACTCTAACAAACGACAACCCTGGTATAGTAACGACGCTGTATTAATCTTGTGTGAGGTTCAGGTTTGGGTGAGTATTACTTCAATGAATACATATGCTGTGTCAACAATTAAGAGAAGTGCATGA